The Echeneis naucrates chromosome 8, fEcheNa1.1, whole genome shotgun sequence genome has a window encoding:
- the LOC115047954 gene encoding casein kinase I has translation MELRVGNKYRLGRKIGSGSFGDIYLGANIATGEEVAIKLECVKTKHPQLHIESKFYKMMQGGVGIPSIKWCGAEGDYNVMVMELLGPSLEDLFNFCSRKFSLKTVLLLADQMISRIEYIHSKNFIHRDVKPDNFLMGLGKKGNLVYIIDFGLAKKYRDARTHQHIPYRENKNLTGTARYASINTHLGIEQSRRDDLESLGYVLMYFNLGSLPWQGLKAATKRQKYERISEKKMSTPIEVLCKGYPSEFSTYLNFCRSLRFDDKPDYSYLRQLFRNLFHRQGFSYDYVFDWNMLKFGASRTAEDGDRERRTGDERDERIAGAPRGSASRGLPPGPNPGAPNRIRNGPDQAISNPASRVQQSGNTSPRAISRAERERKVSMRLHRGAPANVSSSDLTARHDQSRISTSQVSMPFEHMGK, from the exons ATGGAGCTGAGAGTGGGGAATAAGTACCGGCTTGGGCGAAAAATAGGGAGCGGTTCTTTTGGAGACATTTACCTTG GTGCCAACATTGCCACTGGTGAGGAAGTAGCCATCAAGCTTGAATGTGTGAAGACCAAACATCCACAATTACACATTGAAAGCAAATTCTACAAGATGATGCAAGGAGGAG TGGGCATTCCATCTATAAAGTGGTGTGGTGCTGAGGGAGACTACAACGTGATGGTAATGGAGCTGCTTGGTCCTAGTCTGGAGGACCTTTTCAACTTTTGCTCCAGGAAGTTCAGCCTGaaaactgttttgcttttggCAGACCAGATG ATTAGTCGCATTGAATACATTCACTCCAAGAATTTCATCCATCGGGATGTGAAGCCTGACAACTTCCTAATGGGGCTTGGCAAGAAGGGCAACCTGGTGTACATCATTGACTTTGGCCTGGCCAAAAAGTACCGTGATGCCCGCACACACCAGCACATCCCCTACAGGGAGAACAAGAACCTGACTGGCACGGCACGCTAtgcctccatcaacacacatcTTGGAATTG AGCAGTCCAGACGTGACGACCTGGAGTCTTTGGGCTATGTCTTGATGTATTTCAACCTGGGCTCCCTCCCCTGGCAGGGCCTTAAGGCTGCAACCAAGAGACAGAAATATGAACGAATCAGTGAGAAGAAAATGTCCACACCCATTGAGGTTCTTTGCAAAGGATACCCTT CCGAGTTCTCCACATACCTGAACTTTTGCCGTTCACTCCGTTTTGATGACAAGCCAGACTATTCCTACCTAAGACAGCTCTTCAGGAATCTATTCCACCGACAAGGCTTCTCCTATGATTACGTCTTTGATTGGAACATGCTCAAATTT gGTGCCAGTCGGACAGCTGAGGATGGGGATCGGGAGAGGAGAACGGGAGATGAGAGAGATGAGCGAATTGCAGGAGCCCCAAGGGGGTCTGCATCACGAGGCCTCCCCCCAGGTCCCAACCCTGGAGCTCCCAACAGAATCAGGAATGGGCCCGACCAGGCCATCTCTAACCCTGCTTCACGAGTCCAGCAGTCTg GGAACACGTCACCACGAGCAATTTCTCGTGCAGAAAGGGAGAGGAAGGTGAGCATGAGGCTCCATCGTGGGGCTCCTGCCAATGTATCATCCTCTGACCTCACAGCCCGTCACGACCAGTCCAGAATTTCCACATCACAG GTCAGCATGCCATTTGAGCATATGGGAAAGTAG